A stretch of the Bdellovibrio sp. 22V genome encodes the following:
- a CDS encoding ParA family protein, protein MSILAQQEFCITLSDLASFMEISPAEIKKKIETVLQKKVKTPWLMPEEVRQVLLAEGYKYPRKVISIQMLKGGVAKTTSVLNMGLRAAMYGARVLFIDLDQQANLSFALGVEDESLPVWVDIVEKRKSIEECVRFVEPHVDLIPSSLNNSVLDRVLLNSNRNWAQAVKAPLEKIKHRYDLILIDTAPALSAINTAVTVASDEVILPVNPDKFAFLGLQKNLSELEDIKQDFELSFERKILFTKFDGRENTSHELLQKCIESFEDSLMKGYIRTSSEVKNTVRSGKSLFAGKSPVKADYDFVTREMLGFV, encoded by the coding sequence ATGTCCATACTGGCGCAGCAAGAGTTTTGTATCACCCTCAGTGATTTGGCCTCTTTTATGGAAATTTCTCCGGCCGAAATAAAAAAGAAAATCGAAACGGTTTTGCAAAAGAAAGTGAAAACTCCTTGGCTGATGCCAGAGGAAGTTCGTCAGGTTCTTCTCGCAGAAGGATATAAGTATCCGCGCAAAGTTATTTCCATTCAAATGCTCAAGGGCGGCGTTGCGAAGACGACGTCGGTTCTGAATATGGGGCTTCGTGCGGCGATGTATGGTGCGCGTGTTTTATTTATTGATCTCGATCAACAGGCGAATTTGAGTTTCGCTTTGGGCGTGGAGGATGAAAGTCTTCCGGTTTGGGTCGACATCGTCGAAAAGCGCAAGTCTATCGAAGAGTGTGTGCGTTTCGTCGAACCGCATGTGGATTTGATTCCATCCAGCTTGAACAACTCCGTTTTGGACCGCGTTCTTCTGAATTCCAACCGCAACTGGGCGCAGGCGGTGAAGGCTCCACTTGAGAAAATCAAACATCGCTATGATCTGATTTTGATTGATACAGCTCCTGCCCTGAGTGCAATCAATACTGCGGTGACGGTGGCTTCCGATGAGGTGATTCTTCCGGTGAACCCTGATAAGTTCGCTTTCTTGGGGCTGCAAAAGAATTTGAGCGAGCTTGAAGATATCAAGCAGGATTTTGAGTTAAGTTTCGAGAGAAAAATTTTATTCACGAAATTCGACGGGCGCGAAAACACGAGTCATGAGCTTCTACAGAAGTGCATTGAATCTTTTGAGGATTCTTTGATGAAAGGCTATATTCGAACTTCTTCGGAAGTGAAGAACACCGTGCGTTCCGGCAAGAGTTTGTTTGCAGGCAAGTCTCCCGTAAAAGCCGACTATGATTTTGTCACACGTGAAATGTTAGGATTTGTTTAA
- a CDS encoding BolA family protein, which produces MSREARIREILTQALAPLHLEVENESHMHSVPANSETHFKVLVVSPQFEGKSRIDRQRLVNELLATELRSGLHALTQRALTPQEWDQQRAKMAFESPECLGGSKHDKK; this is translated from the coding sequence ATGTCCCGTGAAGCTCGTATCCGCGAAATTTTGACTCAGGCCCTTGCTCCGCTCCATTTGGAGGTCGAAAACGAGAGCCACATGCATTCCGTTCCCGCAAACAGCGAAACTCATTTCAAAGTTTTGGTGGTTTCCCCGCAGTTTGAGGGAAAGAGTCGTATTGATCGTCAGCGCCTCGTGAACGAGCTTTTAGCAACGGAGCTTCGTTCTGGGCTCCATGCGCTCACCCAGCGTGCTTTGACCCCGCAGGAATGGGATCAGCAACGCGCCAAAATGGCTTTTGAATCTCCAGAGTGTCTGGGTGGTTCAAAGCACGACAAAAAGTAG
- the ettA gene encoding energy-dependent translational throttle protein EttA: MSQEIIYTMKGVSKVYPPQRYVLKDIYLSYFYGAKIGVLGLNGSGKSTLLRIMAGVDKDFLGEAFPSKTMKVGYFEQEPQLDETLTVKENIFAGMGELPKLMKEYNAINDKFSDPDLDPDEMNKLIEKQGAIQEKLEALGAWDVDQKIEIVMDALRCPDGDLPVTNLSGGERRRVALARLIMSEPDILLLDEPTNHLDAESVAWLEQYLSKFPGTVIAVTHDRYFLDNVAGWILELDRGEGIPWKGNYSSWLEQKDKRMANEAKDQARKAKTLERELEWIRQGAKARQAKSKARISNYENLIKEASPEKIQEMSIYIPPGPRLGDIVVEAKGITKAYDHKVLLDDVSFTIPRGAIVGVIGPNGVGKSTLFRMITGKEQPDSGSFKVGETVKIAYVDQTRETLDPNKTIFEELSGGADVIQLGSREINARQYVSWFNFSGTDQQKKVGQLSGGERNRVNMAKILKQGANLLLLDEPTNDLDVNTMRALEEALLEFGGSAVVISHDRWFLDRVCTHIMAFEGDSKIEFFPGNFSEYEEDRKKRFGENAGPKRVRFKMV, translated from the coding sequence ATGTCTCAAGAGATTATCTACACAATGAAGGGCGTAAGTAAAGTATATCCTCCACAAAGATACGTGTTGAAGGATATTTATCTTTCTTACTTCTACGGAGCTAAGATCGGCGTTCTTGGTCTGAACGGTTCTGGCAAGTCGACTTTGCTTAGAATTATGGCAGGTGTGGATAAAGACTTCCTCGGTGAAGCTTTCCCATCGAAAACAATGAAAGTCGGTTACTTCGAGCAAGAACCGCAATTGGATGAAACTCTGACGGTGAAAGAAAATATCTTTGCCGGTATGGGGGAGCTTCCCAAACTCATGAAAGAGTACAATGCCATCAACGATAAATTCAGCGATCCTGACTTGGATCCGGATGAAATGAACAAGCTCATCGAAAAGCAGGGCGCGATCCAAGAAAAATTGGAAGCGTTGGGAGCTTGGGACGTTGATCAAAAGATTGAAATCGTGATGGACGCTCTTCGTTGTCCAGATGGTGATTTGCCTGTGACAAATCTTTCCGGTGGTGAAAGACGTCGTGTTGCTTTGGCAAGATTGATCATGTCAGAGCCGGATATTTTACTTCTGGACGAGCCGACGAATCATCTGGATGCTGAATCCGTGGCATGGTTGGAACAATATCTTTCAAAATTCCCGGGAACTGTTATCGCGGTGACGCATGACCGTTACTTCTTGGACAACGTGGCCGGCTGGATCCTGGAGTTGGATCGCGGTGAAGGTATTCCTTGGAAAGGAAACTACTCATCTTGGCTGGAACAAAAAGACAAGCGTATGGCAAATGAAGCCAAAGACCAAGCCCGCAAAGCAAAAACTTTGGAGCGTGAGTTGGAGTGGATTCGTCAGGGTGCTAAAGCTCGTCAGGCGAAGTCCAAAGCGCGTATTTCTAACTACGAAAATCTGATTAAAGAGGCGTCTCCAGAGAAAATCCAAGAGATGTCCATCTACATCCCACCGGGACCTCGTTTGGGGGATATCGTTGTTGAAGCCAAAGGCATCACAAAAGCTTACGATCACAAGGTTCTTTTGGACGACGTGAGCTTCACAATCCCGCGTGGTGCGATTGTCGGCGTTATCGGGCCGAACGGTGTCGGTAAATCGACGCTCTTCCGTATGATCACGGGTAAAGAGCAACCAGACAGCGGTTCTTTCAAAGTCGGTGAAACAGTGAAGATCGCTTATGTGGATCAAACGCGCGAAACGTTGGATCCGAACAAAACAATCTTTGAAGAGCTTTCGGGCGGCGCTGACGTGATCCAATTGGGATCGCGTGAGATCAATGCGCGTCAGTACGTTTCTTGGTTTAACTTCTCCGGTACGGATCAACAGAAAAAAGTCGGTCAGTTGTCGGGTGGGGAGAGAAACCGCGTGAACATGGCGAAGATCTTGAAGCAAGGTGCGAACTTATTGCTTCTCGATGAGCCGACGAATGATTTGGACGTGAACACAATGCGTGCCCTTGAAGAAGCGCTTCTCGAGTTCGGTGGATCTGCGGTCGTGATTTCGCATGATCGTTGGTTCTTGGACCGTGTGTGCACGCATATCATGGCGTTTGAGGGTGATTCTAAAATCGAATTCTTCCCAGGCAACTTCTCCGAATACGAAGAAGACCGCAAGAAACG